From one Streptomyces sp. NBC_01478 genomic stretch:
- a CDS encoding PP2C family protein-serine/threonine phosphatase, with protein sequence MIRIKAGVPRRPRPRTRARRPLRRALALGLPTVWGAMAITYKLTCPLAQQNSLGARIVTSAVFFAVGTGLIVQVRRSLLRELRQIRRIAGAAQNALLRPLPPRLDGLNIAAAQLSAERGAVVGGDLYEVIATEHGVRVVMGDVRGHGIAAIGTVAAVLGSFREAAHDEPDLAGVLRRLDRALARHLRERARAEHPASGGLDPDSPVAEEFVTVLLLEIGRDGEVRGLNCGHPWPYRLSGTGVEPLARADPLPPLGPFPLPAALPFVCCGQLLPGEALFMYTDGAEDARDRRGRFFPLRDVLAEVAAQQPLPVPQSVLGLVFTELLRHAGGTPADDVALLVLSNDRKPAHPYSGARGGDISGSAARAHPATTHPQPTNHR encoded by the coding sequence ATGATCCGCATCAAGGCTGGGGTTCCCCGCAGGCCGCGCCCGAGGACGCGTGCCCGCCGTCCGCTGCGCAGGGCGCTCGCCCTGGGGCTGCCCACGGTCTGGGGCGCCATGGCGATCACCTATAAACTCACCTGCCCGCTCGCCCAGCAGAACAGCCTGGGCGCACGCATCGTCACCAGTGCCGTGTTCTTCGCGGTCGGCACCGGTCTCATTGTCCAGGTCCGCCGCTCACTTCTCCGCGAACTCCGGCAGATCCGCCGGATCGCGGGCGCCGCCCAGAACGCGCTGTTGCGCCCACTCCCACCCCGCCTCGACGGCCTGAACATAGCCGCCGCCCAACTGTCCGCCGAACGCGGTGCGGTGGTCGGCGGCGACCTGTACGAGGTGATCGCGACCGAGCACGGCGTACGGGTCGTGATGGGCGACGTGCGCGGCCACGGCATCGCCGCGATCGGCACGGTGGCAGCCGTCCTCGGCAGCTTCCGCGAGGCCGCCCACGACGAGCCCGACCTGGCGGGCGTCCTGCGCCGCCTCGATCGCGCCCTCGCCCGCCACCTGCGCGAACGCGCCCGCGCGGAACACCCCGCGTCGGGCGGCCTCGACCCGGACAGCCCGGTCGCCGAGGAGTTCGTCACCGTACTGCTGCTGGAGATCGGCAGGGACGGCGAGGTACGGGGCCTGAACTGCGGTCACCCGTGGCCGTATCGGTTGAGTGGGACGGGTGTCGAACCTCTTGCCCGAGCGGATCCTCTTCCGCCCCTCGGCCCGTTTCCCCTGCCGGCGGCGTTGCCTTTCGTCTGTTGCGGTCAACTGCTCCCGGGCGAAGCGCTGTTCATGTACACGGACGGGGCGGAAGATGCCCGGGACCGTCGAGGCCGCTTCTTCCCTCTGCGCGATGTACTGGCAGAGGTGGCTGCCCAACAACCGCTCCCAGTACCGCAGTCCGTACTTGGCCTGGTCTTCACGGAGCTACTGCGTCATGCGGGCGGCACACCCGCTGATGACGTCGCCTTACTCGTCCTGAGCAACGACCGCAAGCCGGCGCATCCCTACTCGGGGGCGCGGGGCGGTGACATTAGCGGCTCCGCCGCGCGGGCGCACCCGGCCACAACGCACCCGCAGCCGACAAACCACCGTTAG